The genome window TTATATCTCTATCTTTTAATATATATTTTACTTTTCTTTCTATATCGTTATATCCATTAGAAAAATCAGCTAGAATAGGTGTAAAGTTAATTCCAACATATTCTTTTTCCAATAATTCAAAATACTGTTTACTTTCAGATGAATAAATAATTATAAATTCTTGGATATTTTCAAAAACCTTTAAATTTTTATTTAATATATTTTCATCAAGAATATTTTCTATTTCATTTTTATTTTTTATAGGAGAAATACTTAAAAACATTATTAAAGTTTTAATTTTATCAGTATCTATCTTTTGAGATAAAATCTGTTTATTGTTTTTTATAATATTATTATAATTATCAATAAGCTGAATTTTTTCATTTTCTCCTATTTTTTCATTAAGATGATATTTAGTAAATAATTCTACTTGATTTTCTGAAATTTGGTTTTTAATAAAATGTTCTTTTATAATTTTTTTTATATCATTTCTATTCATAATATCTCCTTTTTTCTAATATAAATATACCTCTTTTTTTAAGAAATGTCAACGGAACTTATAAATATATACTGAATATTAACATTTTATAATTACCTTTTTTTATTTTTAATTACAAAAAAAATCCCTAAGAAAACTTAGAGATTTTATTTAAGATTATTATTTAGATAATATTTTTAATTTTACAAACGTACTTTTTTGTACACTTGTAAAATATGTTTTAACCCTTGTTTTAAATGGATATGTTTCTTAATAGCTACTTATACTTATTTTCAATCTTTTCTTCATTTTATCATATGAGCAAAATTTGCTCTGCTGTTCGTCATTTTATTTTTTTATTTTCCAATGTACTATATTCTTATACAAGTTTTTTGTATTTTTTGTTAGCTAACGAGCGTGATTTTCTTACTCTCCTTTACTCCACACCTTTTTGGTCAATTATTTTAAGAAAAATCAACTGACTGAAAAAGTATCTCCTAATCAAAGTATAACACAAAAGAGATTTTTTTCAATAAAACTGTCTAAAAAATATTTTATTAAAAAATAATTCTTTCCTTTTTTTGTTTATTTCTCCTAAAAAATATAGAAAAATCTAAAATATTTAATCAATATTATCCCTATTGTTCTGATAAAATTTTTCTATAAATAACAACTCCCAAATTAATTTCAATCCTTTAAAAAATAAAAAAAAGATGATATAATAACATATAAATAAAAAAATTGGAGGAATAATATGAAAAAACTTTTAAATAGATGTTCCATAGGTGGCTGAGCTAGTAAAATAGGGCCAGAGGCTCTTTCAAATATATTAGAAACTATACCAGTAAAAGAGGATAAAAATTTATTAGTTGGCTACGAAAAGTCTGATGATGCAAGTGTGTATCAAATTTCAGATGACAAAGCTATTATCCAAACTTTAGATTTTTTCACTCCAATGGTTGATGACCCATATATTTTTGGACAGATAGCGGCGGCTAACTCTCTAAGTGATGTTTATGCTATGGGTGGAAAACCTATTACAGCTATGAATATAGTTTGTTTTCCAGAAAGAGAAGATGTAAATATTTTAAAAGAGATACTAAGGGGAGGAGCTGAGAAAATCCTTGAGTCAGGAGCAGTCCTAAGTGGTGGACACTCTATCTATGACCAAGAGATAAAATATGGACTTTCTGTAACTGGGGTTTGTTCTCCCAAAAAAATTCTAAAAAATCACGGCTCTTGTGAGGGAGATATATTAGTCCTTACTAAACCTTTGGGGACTGGGATTTTGACAACAGCCTCAAAAATGGGGGAACTAACTGATGAACAGATGAAAGAGGTTATAAAAAATATGACCACTCTTAACAAATATGCTGGGGAGATAATCACAAAATATCCTGTAACAGCTTGTACAGATATTACAGGTTTTGGATTTTTAGGACACCTTTACGAAATGGCTAGCTCTTCAGAAAAAACTTTTATTATCGAAAGCCAGTACGTACCATATCTAAGTGGTGCTAAGGAGTTTGCAAAGGATTTCTACATCACTGGTAGTGGTCAAAGAAATAGAAAATCTTTAGAAGGAAAGGTAAAGTTTGAAAATATCCCTTTCGAGATAGAGGAGATTTTATTTGACCCTCAGACATCAGGAGGACTTTTATTCTCTGTACCAGTGGAGTATATAACTTATGTTATGGAAGAATTAAGTGGTTTGGAGATAAAATCTGCAATCGTTGGAAGTGTAGAGAAAAAAGGGGAGTTTAGCATAATAGTAAGATAGGTTTTATCCTTTTTGATGCAAGGAGAACTATGAAAGAAAGATTGCTTAGAAGTCTGCCAAAGGTGGATATTCTGCTTAAAGATAAAGATTTACAAAATATCAAAGAAAGTGTAGACTACTACACTTTTTTGTGGTGTATAAAAAATGTTCTAGAAAGTTTTAGAGAAAATATCAAAAATTCGAATGATAAAGATTTAGAAAAACTATCTAATAATCTTTTGGTTAGTATTAAAAAATCTATTATAGAACTTATCCAAAAGGAAAAAAGAAAAAGACTTCAAAAGGTTTTTAATGGAACTGGAACTATTATCCACACAAACCTTGGAAGAAGTGTTTTCTCTAAAAAAATAGCTAAAAATATTTCTGACATTCTCTCATCTTATACAAATCTCGAATACAATATCGAAAGAGGGGAGAGGGGCAGTCGCTACGAAAACCTTGAAAAACTTATTTGTAAAGTTACACAGTGTGAGGGGGCTTTGGTGGTAAATAACAATGCTGGAGCTGTACTTTTGACACTAAACGAGTTTTCTCAAGGGAAGAATGCTATTATCTCAAGAGGGGAGCTTGTGGAGATTGGCGGAAGTTTTAGAGTGCCAGAGATTATAAAATTTTCTGGGGCTAGACTTTTGGAAGTAGGTACAACTAATAGAACTCACTTGGAAGATTATGAAAGTGCCATTGATGAAACAAGCGGAGTTTTGTTAAAAGTCCACACATCTAATTATAAGATAAAAGGTTTTACAAAAGATGTACCACTAGCTGATTTGGTGGAGCTTGGGAAGAAAAAAAATCTTTTGGTAATAGAGGATTTAGGTAGCGGTAACCTTATTGAGTTTACAAAATATGGGGTTATTCAAGAGCCAACTATAAAGAAAAGCCTAGAGTGTGGAGCTAGTCTTGTGATGTTTAGTGGAGACAAGCTTTTAGGTGGTTGCCAAGCTGGGATAATTGTTGGGAAAAAACATCTGATTGATAGGCTTAAGAAAAATCAATTTTTAAGAACTATAAGGGTGGATAAAATAACTATCGCTATTTTGGAAAATATTTTTAGGGCTTATCTTGATGAAAAAGAGGCTGTAAAAAATATCCCTACCCTTAGAATGATTACAGAAGATAAAAAAGATGTAGAAAAGAAAGCCTACAAACTTTCAAAGCTTTTAAATAATAAAAATATCTCTCACAGTGTAATACCTACTAAAGCCACAATCGGTGGTGGAAGTATGCCTGAGGAGGAGATAGAGAGTTTTGGTATAGAGTTTAAGGGGGATATTTCTCCAAATAGACTGGAAGAATATTTTAGAAAAAATCCTGTATCTATCATAGGTAGAATTGAAAAAAATCGTTTCTTTATAGATATGAAAACTATATTTGATGATGATATAGAGGAGCTTTCGGAGAATATAGAGAGGGTATTTTTGGAAAGAGGGATAAAATGAAAAATATAATTATCGGAACAGCTGGGCATATTGACCACGGCAAGACTACCCTTATAAAATATCTAACTGGTATTGATACAGATAGACTTCCCCAAGAAAAAGAGCGAGAGATGACTATTGATATAGGATTTTCTTACATAAGAGAGAACGATATAAATATAGGGATTGTTGATGTACCGGGACATCAAAAGTTTATAAAAAATATGTTAAGTGGTGTATCTGGGATAAATTATGTATTATTTCTTATAGCCTCAGATGACGGAATTATGCCACAGACTGTTGAACATTTTGAAATCTTAAAACTTTTAGGGATAAAGTCTGGAATGATAATCCTCACTAAGACTGATTTAGTAAGTAAAGAAAAAATATCGGAGTTAAAATCTCAGATAAAGGAGAGGTTTAAGGGAAGTTTTTTAGAAAATTTTGATATTTTGGAAACCTCTATAAAAGATATAGAGAGCTTTGATAGATTAAAAATAAAACTTTTGGAAGATATATCTAAGTTACAATTAGAAAATCAAAATAAAGATTTCTTAATGTATATTGATAGAAGTTTCACTATTAAAGGTGTAGGAGCTGTTGTTACTGGTAGCGTTTCATCTGGCAAAATAAACTTAGGAGATAATATCTACCTATACCCAGCTAGAAAAAAACTTAAGATAAAATCAATAGAAAACTTTGGAAACAGATTAGAAACTTTGGAGGAAAACTGCCGTGGAGCTTTAAATCTTGGAGGCGTTGATTACAAAGAGATAAAAAGAGGGGATTTTTTATATTCTGATGATAGTTTGATTTCTAGTGATAGGATTGATATATTTTTAACTTCCTTAGAAAACAAAACAATTAAAAACAATCAAAAAATAAGAATTTATCTAGGAACTGACGAAGTTATCGGAAAGATTTTACTTTTTGATAAATATAAAAATGGATATATAGGGCAAGTTGTCTTGGAAAAAGAGGTTTTTTCTTTTAAAAATCAACTGGGAATAATTAGAAGTTATTCGCCTATTGTTACACTTGGTGGTATAAAAATCCTAGATACCAAAGGGCAGAAAATATCAAAGAAAAATAGTAATTACCAAATCTATATTGATAGATTAAAAGATATTTTTGATAACAAAGACTTTGACAAAAAAGATAGGGAAAATCTAAAAGAAAAGCTTATAGAACAATTAAAAACTTTTCATACAGATAACCCTTTAAAAAAAGGTATAAAACCTTTGGAGCTAGAAAAGATACTCTCAACTGACATAGGGGATATTTTGGAAGATTTATCAAAAGAAAACCTTATAAAGATAGAAAATAACACTGTATCTCTGTATGATTTTAAGGTAAAACTTACTAAGGAGCAGAAAGATTTAAAAGAAAAAATTTTTAAAATTTATAAAAATTCTGGATTTTATATGGTAAAATATGAGATAATAGAAAATATGCTAGGGGATTTTTATCCTAAAAAAGAGATAGAGAAAATCCACAGATTTATGGTAGAAAATCAAATGATAGTATATTTAGAAGAGGACAGATATATTTTATCAGGATTTTTTAAAGAGGCACAAAAAAGGCTTGTAGACTATTTCTCACAAGAGGATAATAGAAAAAATGGTATCACTCTTGGGGGATTTAGAGAACTTCTCGACACAAACCGTCAAAGTGCCATAAGCATAATAAATAAGCTAGAAAAAATAAAATTTTTAATCAATAGAGAAAATACAAGATTTCTTAGAGAGGGATTTTAAGGAGGAAAAAATGGTAAAAGTAAATGCAGTTGGATTTGTTTGTCCAGTACCTGTTATTATGACAAAAAAAGCTCTAAATGAGATTGCAGAGGGAGAAGTTGAAGTTTTAGTTGACAACGAAACAGCTAAACAAAACTTAGAAAAATTAGCTAAAGAGCTTGGATACGAGTTTAAATCTTGTGAAGTTGACGGAAATTTCCAAGTTATTATCAATAAAAAACCAAATGAAGATAAAAAAGAAACTAAAGAGGAAAATATAGTTGTAGTTATCGACTCTGATGAAATGGGAAAAGGAGACGAAGAGCTTGGAAAAATATTAGTAAAAGGATTTATCTATTCTTTGACAGAGATGGAAACTTTACCAAAAACAGTTATCCTTTATAACAAAGGGGTTTTACTTGCAACTGTAAATGAAAATACTATTGAAGATTTGAAAAAACTTGAAAGTATGGGTGTTGAAGTAATCTCTTGTGGTACTTGTGCAAACTACTATCACGTTCAAGACAAGTTACAAGTTGGAAGTTTAACAAATATGTACACTATCGTTGATAGACAATTTAAGGCTACAAAATTAATAAGAGTTTAATATGAAGTTACAAGAGAGATTTATAGTGATTTCTGCCGATTCCACTCATTTTGTTATAAGTCTTGAAAAAATCTTATTAGAAAATGATATTCAATGTAGAATAATACCACTTCCAGTAGAGATTTCTGCAAACTGTGGGTTGGCTGTGAAATTAGACGAAAAATATTTAGATAGAGCTAGAGAGATTATCCTAAAAAATAGTTTCTTGGTTAAGGTGGCTCTAATTGAAAAAAACGGACTTAAAAAAAATATTACTGAATTAGAGATTGGGGGAGAAAGTAGTGCTGAATAAAAAGTTTTTTTTACTAATTTTTACCTTTTGTTTTGCTTTAACTTTTGGTAAAACTAAAAGACCAGAGATAATAGTAGAAAAAAAATATGATAATTTAATACACGAAAATATAAAAATAGATATAAAATATGGTGGAGAAGATTTACCAAAACTTTTAGACTATGTATTTATAAAAACTCTCTATGCAAGGGTGAGGACTGAACCTTTTTCAGATTCACCAGAGATTTATCACGCTCCATTTAATACAAAATATCTTTTATTAGAAAAAGTAAAAGTTGGAGGAAATGTTTGGTACAAAGTTAAAACTCCAAAGGGAGAGGGGTATATATATGAGGGTTCTGCTATTCTTAGAACTTTTAGATTTGAAAAAATGCTTACAAGAATAGAAGAGGTTGAAAAATTTATAAGTGGTAAAAATAGTGAAAAGGTAAAACTTGCCTCTACAAACTCGTATCTTCCAAACCCATTTAATAAAGATATGAAAAGAACTAAGGATAAATACGGAGTTTCTATTGACCAAAATATAGTTGGTGTTTACAAGGAAGAAAACAAAGAGGATATAGAAATCCATATTCCTGATAGATCTATCCTTAGTGTAGAAAAAATAGATGGAAATTATGCTGAAGTTAAGGTTGAAAATATAAAAGAATCTCCTCTAAGAATGCCTAAAAAATATCTAACTTATAGACCTGAAATCTCAAAAGGATTTAAAAAAGCGATAGTTGTAGATATAGACAATCAAAACTTGGGAGCTTTTGAAAAAGTTGGAGATAACTGGTATTTGATTTCATATATCTACGGAAAAACTGGAATTGAAAGTGAGCTAGGCTTTGAAACTCCAAGAGGTTCTTACATTGTCCCTCTTCTAAAATATGAAATGGGATATAGAGGACTTTATGGGGAAGATGCTGGAATAGCTAGATATGCCATAAGATTTAGTGGTGGAGGATATCTTCACGGAACACCTATTGAACACGACGAGAAAGATAACGAGGATTTTTTCCTACTTCAAAAAGAAAATGGACTTGGAACATTTAAAGGTACAAGAAAATGTATAAGAAATACTGTTTCTCATTCAAAGTTTTTATTCGATTGGATAATGGGAGATTCTAAAAGAAATCTAAACTCTAACTACCAATCTCCTGGTGAGAATGTTATATTTATAATTTTCTAATAAAGTGATAGTATGAATATATTAATAACTGGAGTTACAAAAGGGATTGGTCTAGCACTTACCAAAGAATTTGTAAGAAGAGGGGACAGAGTTTTTGGAGTGGCTAGGACTTTATCTAGATTAAAAGATTTAGAAAAAAAATATTCCCAAAGCTTTATCCCTCTAAACTATGATATATCTTTGGAAGAAAATATTGATAAAATCTTTAAATATTTAGAAGAAAATAGTATAAAAATAGATATTTTGGTAAATAATGCTGGGGTTGGAGCTTTAGGGAAGTTTCAAGATATTTCTCTTGCTGACAATCAAAGGGTTATCAATCTTAATATTTTGTCCCTTGTAAATATGACACATAAATTTTTAAACTACAAAAAATATGATAAATTTACAGGAATAATAAATATATCTTCTACTGGGGCTTTTCAAGTAGGTGGACCATATTTTGCCACTTACTATGGTACAAAATCCTTTGTTAGCTCCTTTACAAATAGCTTGATAACTGAAAATCCCAAAACTAAAGAAAAGGATTTTAGAATAATGGGAGTTTACCCCGGACCAACTAGTACAGAGTTTGTAGGAATGAAAGATGAAAAGAGCTTTTATATTATGGACTCTCAAAAGGTGGCTAGTATTATTATAGATGATTTCTTTAAGGGAAAGGATATTTGTATCCCCGGAGTATTTAATAAGTTTTTGGTTATTCTAGGGAAGTTTATCCCAAGAAAGTTGGAACTAAAACTTTTGGAAAAAATCCAATTAAAGAAAATAAAAAAAATTTAACCAAAAAAGGAGCTGTTGCATTTTTTTATTAATAAGAATATAGATTAAAAATTACGAAAATTATGGAGAAAAATTAGATTTATAAAGCGACATCGAATGCTAAAAATCACAACTGTTTGAGCGTAGCGAGTTTTGTGATTTTAATGAGATGAGCTTTTAATAAATCAATTTTTTGTAATCTGTAGTAATTTTTAATCTTATATCTCTTAAATTTGCAACAGCCTCTTTTAATCTTTTCTTTGTTGTTTTATTATTTTTTCTAATTCTTTTAATCTTGTTTCCATTTCTGTAAGATGCTCTGTTTCTCCATTAACTATACAATATCCTATTTTTGTTCTCAAAGAGTTATATTCTTTTTTCTCTGGAGTAGCATTCATTGCTTTATCATACATCTCTTTCGTTATTTTTCCAGTCTCCAATAGCCATTTTAAAAATTCTTCTTCATCTTTATCAGTTCTTTCTCTCATATAATCACCTCTATACTTTAAAAAAATAAAGGGAGAATTTTAATCTCCCGTATATTTTTTCTAATTCTATCAAATAATATTTTTTTGTTATCTATTAAAAAGCATAAGGAATTATTTATATTTTTAGTCATTTGTAATATGGTAAAGGTTAATGATAGCTGATTGTAATTTTGTATCATCTTGTTCTGTAGCAAATATTTTTCCTTCTAACATTCCTTTTGAATTATTGAATTGGAATTTTATTATTCTTCCTTCTGTATCATCTGGTGAAAGTGTGAATTTTTTTTGATTTCCCTTGTTATCTGGAGAGAAATAATTAATTATTACTTTTGTTACATAAGGTGCGTTGATTACTTTCTTTATAAATCTTTGAAACTCTGAATGGTTTCTTAATTGTTCTGCGTGAGCCTCGTTTCCTTTGTATTGCTCTTGATAAAGTTTTTCTGATGGTAGAGCATCTTTTGGTAAAGTAGATAAAACATCTGTATTTAATTTGTCATAGATCATTTCTCCTAAAGGTGATAAAGAGAAATAACTAGTATTGTCCATTCTTACGTCTTCTAAAATATTTCTTAAATTTGAATCACGATTTATATAAGATTGTATTTCACTTTTTGGTAAAATGCTTTCTTTTTTTAGTCTTGAGATAATGTCTAAGTTCTTTATAAATAGATCTCTATCAATAGTTATAGGCATAGGTAAAAGTTTTACAATCTCAGTGCTGTTTTCATATAGATAATATGCTGGGATTTTGAAAACTTGGGCAATTAATCCGACCATAAATATTTGTGCTTTTAATCCACCGATTGGGGAAATCATTATATTGTCAAATTCATGTTTCTTTATAATTTTTGCTATTTCAGTAGAAAGATTTCTAAGTCCTTGGATTGCAAAGTCGTGTTCTTTTGTAATATTTAATTTTTCTATCTCTCTAATTTCAACTTCAAAGTTCATACTATTTTCTATTGTATATTTTACAACCTCTCCTGCTGTTCTACCATCTATTGAATCAGAAACTATTAAATATATTTTTGCATCTTCGATATTTTCTTTTTTAAATAGATAATATGTAGAGTTAATTTCAGCACCAAATTTTTTATCTGTTATATCTTTTCCTTGTAATTCTTTGATTATTCTTTCTTTAAAATCTTTTGCCTCTTCTTCTGTTAGTGAGCTTAGAGGTCTACCTTGAAAATGGTTGTTTATTATGTCACGATGATTAGTAAGAGAACTTGTACCACAAGTTGCTATTAAAATATTTTTTTTCATAAAAACTCCTCCTAAAATTTTCTAATTATATTATATCCTTGTTTCAATATTAAATCAAATTATCTTTTTTTAAAAATTTCGTATATAACTCCCCACATTAACAATGTTTCTAACATAATTTCCCTCCTTTCGTTAAAACATACAATTATCAAAAACTTTTATTAAAACTTTTTAGAAATAATCCCTATTAAAAATAGTGTCAACATTTTAAACCTCCTTTAATCTCTTTAACGAGTTTATTATATAAAATCGCTTTACCAAAAATATTTATTTTTTTACTTTTTTATTATTTTTTCTCTTATCTCCATATCTTGACTTAAATAATCTGTATAAATCGACCTTAAAAAAACTGTTTCTGTTTTTATATCTGATTGGTAAAAGAATCTAAAATAGTCGTTAATCAAATTTTCATCAAGTAAAAATTGGATAATCTTTTCGTTTTTTATTTTATCAATAGTAAGTTTAAAGGTATTTTTTAAATAAAATTTTATTAACTGGTTATTAAAACGAGATATACTTAAATTAAACTTTTTTATATCACTCATCAATCTGTCATACATCTCCTTATTTATAGATACTTTTATTTTCTTTTTCATATTTTCCTCCTTTTCTTTTGGCAAGATCATTTTATAATAATCCCTTACCAAAAAAATCTAAATTCTTACTAAAAATTGAGAATTTTTTTTATTTATAATCTACTTGAAAAAAGTTTATCATAGTTGAATTACCAAATGGATATTAAAATTACAATTTTATAATAAAATACATACTTTAAAGGATTAAAAATATATTTTAATCAAGATAGGAGAAATAATATTAATAGAGCTTTTAATATTCTCTTAAGAAAAATGAATAAAATATGAAAAGACTGTTTTTTAATAAAATATTTTTTGATAGTTTTATTGAAAAAAATCTCTTTTATGTTATACTTTGGTTAGAAGATGTTTTTTCAGTCAGTTGATTTTCCTTAAAATAATTGACCAAAAAGGTGTGGAGTGGGGGAGAGTAAGAAAATCACCCTCGTTAGATAACAAAAAATGCAAAAAACTTGTATAAAAATATAGTACATTGGAAAATAAAAAAATAAAGTGACGGACAGCAGAGCAAATTTTGCTCATATGATAAAATGAAGAAAAGATTGGAAATAAGTATAAATAACCATTAAGAAACATATCCATTTAAAATAAGGATTAAAACTAGACTCTTCTAATATATTAGCAAGGTTGTCTCCAAGATTAAGAAACATATCCATTTAAAACAAGGATTAAAACTATTTTGTCCTGTCTTTCAACTAAGAACTCATCAAGAGATTAAGAAACATATCCATTTAAAACAAGGATTAAAACCACACTTCGTAGTAATTTCCTCTACTCTAACGGAATTAAGAAACATATCCATTTAAAACAAGGATTAAAACACACCATTTATTCTACCCATAAGTCTGGCTGTAAGAATTAAGAAACATATCCATTTAAAACAAGGTTAATAAAAAAAGCCTGACTTACAACATATTTGTAAATCAGGTTTTTAATTTTTTTGAAAAATAAAAAGAGATTAACTTCTAAAAATAGAAATCAACCTCTTTTTAATAAATATTTTTAAACCAATGTTAATTGTTTATCATTTGTGTCTTGGACTTTTTTTATTTTTTTTAAGATACTTTCTTTTTTAGCCTCGTTAATAGTGGCATTTGCACCGACTTCTCCGATTAATAGTTTAGAATTTTTGTTATGTAATTTATAATTTTCGATTGCTTTTTCTTTGTTAAAGTTAGCATAGCAATATAAACAACCGTGAATACAAGTGTTATACTCTCCTATATCATAACTTTTTATACAACCGCACTCCTCTCTTTGAAATTTATCTTTTTTATCATAGACATTTATCCCTAAAATTTTTGAAATCAAACGGTCATCAATACATTTTCCTTTTTGTACACCATATTTAGAGAAATCCCCATTTTCAGAGCAAGTTTCTATAACCATATTATATTTATTAGCTATTTTAACAAATTTTTTAACTATCTCTATTTTTTCATCTTCCTTTGGAACTCTTATTCTTAAAGACTTTGTATTTCTCTCTGTTTTTTTATACAAGTCCACAAAACTTATTACACACTTTTCAGTATAATTTCCCAATTTTTCACATAATCTTTCAAAAGCTCTAAAATGATAATCTAAATTATATTTTTCACTTAGAAATATTGGATCATATCTAAAGACCATTTTTTCTTTTCCAATAGTTTTTGCCAAAAAGATAAAATTTTCTATAATTTTTTTTTTATCAATTACGCAAGGCTCTACATCTTTTCCATAAGGGGAGATTGTATATTGAAAATAGTATTTGTAATCTTTTAATTTTATTAGATTTTCCTCTGTTGTCAAAGGAATAGCGTTTTTTGTCCAAAATACAAAACAATCTACATCTTCTTTTTTTAGACTAATTTTTCTTATTTGATTGATGTTCATAGGATTTTTTACATAGACAAATCCCTCTTCTAATCTATTAAAAAACCAATCACTATAAAAAGCTGGTATATCTGTTCTTCTACTTACACTTATTATCATATTAAGCTCCTTTTCTTAAAAAAATTCTTCTTTTGTTAAAGTAATTATTTGGTAGCAAAATTGTGAATCAGAGTTTACTGGGTATCTTGAAAGAGTTTGATCACAATCTCCACATAATGAATGTTTTTTACATAAACAAGGTAGATATTTTATAAAATCCATTTTATCTTTTGGGTATCTTATTTGAGGATTGATGTATTCTAATTTTCTAGTAAAGTCGTGAGTGCTTACACTTGATGAATCTTTTAAAATATATCTGTGATTGTATTGAAAAACTTCCATTATTTCTAATAATCTTTCTCTGTCTCTGAACTCTCTTGATTTTCTATGGGCAGATATTAAAACTAGATTTTTTTCATTAAAGTTGCTATTTCTAATTGTATTTTTTAAATTTTCAAATGTTTCTTGGTCAAACTCCCCAATAGATTTTGGAAACATAATAACGTTATAATTTGATTTGTTTAGTTTACAAATATTTTCTATTCTAGCATTAATAAATTTTTCTCCAAAAAAGTCTGAATAATCCCATTTTATACAGTCTAAACCTGTGTAATTATAATTTATTTTTGTGTTTTCTGTTGCTTTTTTTAACCCCCATAAATCTAAACCACAACCGCAACCGATTGATAAAATATTGTAGTCGTTTTTTATAAAGTCTTTTTCTATTAAATCTTCGTATAATTTGGCATACTCCACATAATATGCTAATAAATATCTTGCTAAATAAAATTTTTGAAGAGTGGAATCGTTGTAATTAGGCAAACTATCTCCATAAAAATTTAATTCTCTTAATTTGCAAAGGGAACTAGCTTTTGATATTTCAGTTTTAAAATCATTAAAAATATTGTCAAATTTATTTAAAACCATATAATTCATACTCATAATTCTTTCCTCCCAATCTGTTTTTCTTATTATGAGATAATTATACAAAAGTGAAATTACTTTTTTTGGCGAATAATTACTTTTTTTGTTTGACAACATTTTTTTACTTATATTATAGGATATACTGCTAAAAAATAAAAGTTACTTTGATAAAAATATATTCCAATTAAAATAGGGGCATTTTAAAGATGTTATACTCTTTTTCTTTTTATTATAAATTTATAAAATCTTTGATTTATGAGGAAA of Fusobacterium perfoetens contains these proteins:
- the yedF gene encoding sulfurtransferase-like selenium metabolism protein YedF yields the protein MVKVNAVGFVCPVPVIMTKKALNEIAEGEVEVLVDNETAKQNLEKLAKELGYEFKSCEVDGNFQVIINKKPNEDKKETKEENIVVVIDSDEMGKGDEELGKILVKGFIYSLTEMETLPKTVILYNKGVLLATVNENTIEDLKKLESMGVEVISCGTCANYYHVQDKLQVGSLTNMYTIVDRQFKATKLIRV
- the selB gene encoding selenocysteine-specific translation elongation factor; the encoded protein is MKNIIIGTAGHIDHGKTTLIKYLTGIDTDRLPQEKEREMTIDIGFSYIRENDINIGIVDVPGHQKFIKNMLSGVSGINYVLFLIASDDGIMPQTVEHFEILKLLGIKSGMIILTKTDLVSKEKISELKSQIKERFKGSFLENFDILETSIKDIESFDRLKIKLLEDISKLQLENQNKDFLMYIDRSFTIKGVGAVVTGSVSSGKINLGDNIYLYPARKKLKIKSIENFGNRLETLEENCRGALNLGGVDYKEIKRGDFLYSDDSLISSDRIDIFLTSLENKTIKNNQKIRIYLGTDEVIGKILLFDKYKNGYIGQVVLEKEVFSFKNQLGIIRSYSPIVTLGGIKILDTKGQKISKKNSNYQIYIDRLKDIFDNKDFDKKDRENLKEKLIEQLKTFHTDNPLKKGIKPLELEKILSTDIGDILEDLSKENLIKIENNTVSLYDFKVKLTKEQKDLKEKIFKIYKNSGFYMVKYEIIENMLGDFYPKKEIEKIHRFMVENQMIVYLEEDRYILSGFFKEAQKRLVDYFSQEDNRKNGITLGGFRELLDTNRQSAISIINKLEKIKFLINRENTRFLREGF
- the selD gene encoding selenide, water dikinase SelD, with the protein product MGPEALSNILETIPVKEDKNLLVGYEKSDDASVYQISDDKAIIQTLDFFTPMVDDPYIFGQIAAANSLSDVYAMGGKPITAMNIVCFPEREDVNILKEILRGGAEKILESGAVLSGGHSIYDQEIKYGLSVTGVCSPKKILKNHGSCEGDILVLTKPLGTGILTTASKMGELTDEQMKEVIKNMTTLNKYAGEIITKYPVTACTDITGFGFLGHLYEMASSSEKTFIIESQYVPYLSGAKEFAKDFYITGSGQRNRKSLEGKVKFENIPFEIEEILFDPQTSGGLLFSVPVEYITYVMEELSGLEIKSAIVGSVEKKGEFSIIVR
- a CDS encoding L,D-transpeptidase family protein, yielding MLNKKFFLLIFTFCFALTFGKTKRPEIIVEKKYDNLIHENIKIDIKYGGEDLPKLLDYVFIKTLYARVRTEPFSDSPEIYHAPFNTKYLLLEKVKVGGNVWYKVKTPKGEGYIYEGSAILRTFRFEKMLTRIEEVEKFISGKNSEKVKLASTNSYLPNPFNKDMKRTKDKYGVSIDQNIVGVYKEENKEDIEIHIPDRSILSVEKIDGNYAEVKVENIKESPLRMPKKYLTYRPEISKGFKKAIVVDIDNQNLGAFEKVGDNWYLISYIYGKTGIESELGFETPRGSYIVPLLKYEMGYRGLYGEDAGIARYAIRFSGGGYLHGTPIEHDEKDNEDFFLLQKENGLGTFKGTRKCIRNTVSHSKFLFDWIMGDSKRNLNSNYQSPGENVIFIIF
- the selA gene encoding L-seryl-tRNA(Sec) selenium transferase gives rise to the protein MKERLLRSLPKVDILLKDKDLQNIKESVDYYTFLWCIKNVLESFRENIKNSNDKDLEKLSNNLLVSIKKSIIELIQKEKRKRLQKVFNGTGTIIHTNLGRSVFSKKIAKNISDILSSYTNLEYNIERGERGSRYENLEKLICKVTQCEGALVVNNNAGAVLLTLNEFSQGKNAIISRGELVEIGGSFRVPEIIKFSGARLLEVGTTNRTHLEDYESAIDETSGVLLKVHTSNYKIKGFTKDVPLADLVELGKKKNLLVIEDLGSGNLIEFTKYGVIQEPTIKKSLECGASLVMFSGDKLLGGCQAGIIVGKKHLIDRLKKNQFLRTIRVDKITIAILENIFRAYLDEKEAVKNIPTLRMITEDKKDVEKKAYKLSKLLNNKNISHSVIPTKATIGGGSMPEEEIESFGIEFKGDISPNRLEEYFRKNPVSIIGRIEKNRFFIDMKTIFDDDIEELSENIERVFLERGIK
- a CDS encoding DUF3343 domain-containing protein, with amino-acid sequence MKLQERFIVISADSTHFVISLEKILLENDIQCRIIPLPVEISANCGLAVKLDEKYLDRAREIILKNSFLVKVALIEKNGLKKNITELEIGGESSAE